From a single Glycine soja cultivar W05 chromosome 19, ASM419377v2, whole genome shotgun sequence genomic region:
- the LOC114399698 gene encoding uncharacterized protein LOC114399698 isoform X4 produces the protein MQHLFGTWKGVFPPQSLQMIEKELGFAPAVNSSASVSATDRSDLQSQRPPHSIHVNPKYLERQRLQQSSRSKGVVNDMTGAVLNSNEDSERPDRALSAARPWLDPRINMLNNQHTHRDVFNDSVPEKSMDGSSYGGSEYSSVISSNLVSGAGRTGSKLIDLGHDKTWFKTDGGDADTTSGQRNGFNLKRSYSNREAPKLTNLDAHRQPRQSTTDIRNNLMSGNWKTSEEEEFMWGEMNIGLTDHGANVSSNLSTDTWMADDENLEGEDHLQITRPFGAKVDREISTAKKQPPGFGGHPPSSWQLQKHHSIDKLNLKPGYSEGFVSTLSGLPANPSSLAVKKGNQSFTSNAVVGMAKFVGQQFDSGETESPSGQSPLRQQSPSLPGAVHHTHSMQNFADQELPQNLKTSRFLGGPISQHIRDRSPTGHPIVQVGNLRRSQERDMHGPLSSMTSFRPKLQQKQLNPSQTEVTAKTKLPQSKVSLTRETSEQLSTNNLSAVPVKSGIIPKKSISSNLDSREDPSQTGVQPTQSGRPTTLISSGSAVASPSSLDPLHNDSSTLPKKPQGKAGQPPQRLSTQPPASSSVSSSSAPTLNAAKNNKLNPIANLLSSLVAKGLISAETESPTTVPSEAPKGSKDQTEIITTSCSLPVTSISGSAAIPVSSSGDKVDAATKISHASPQSTSTEIRNLIGFDFRPNVIREFHPSVIRELWDDFPHNCKVCGIKLKQELFNRHLEWHAAREHGPIKASRSWYAKSIDWIAGRTEYSSESEFTDSVDLQDKKIDSSQLDTMVLADENQCLCVLCGELFEDVYCHDRNEWMFKGAVYMNFSDVNCEMESRNVGPIIHAKCLSENSVITNSVRPII, from the exons AGTAAAGGGGTAGTTAATGATATGACTGGAGCTGTTTTAAACTCAAATGAGGATTCGGAGAGGCCAGATAGAGCTTTGAGTGCTGCACGACCATGGCTGGATCCTAGGATTAACATGCTT AATAATCAGCACACACATAGAGATGTATTTAATGATTCTGTTCCTGAAAAGAGCATGGATGGGTCATCATACGGAGGCAGTGAATATAGTTCTGTCATTTCAAGTAATTTGGTCTCAGGGGCTGGAAGAACTGGAAGTAAGCTCATTGATTTAGGACATGACAAAACATGGTTCAAAACAGATGGTGGTGATGCAGATACTACATCTGGGCAAAGAAATGGTTTCAATCTCAAGCGTAGTTATTCAAATCGTGAAGCACCAAAGCTCACGAATTTGGATGCACATCGTCAGCCAAGACAAAGCACAACTGACATACGGAACAATTTGATGTCAGGTAACTGGAAAACTTCTGAAGAAGAGGAGTTCATGTGGGGTGAGATGAACATTGGTTTGACTGATCATGGAGCCAATGTATCAAGCAATTTGAGCACAGACACATGGATGGCAGATGATGAGAATTTG GAAGGTGAAGATCACCTCCAAATCACACGCCCTTTTGGAGCAAAGGTCGATAGAGAAATATCCACTGCTAAGAAACAACCACCTGGTTTTGGGGGTCATCCACCGTCATCCTGGCAATTGCAGAAGCACCACTCAATTGATAAGTTGAATCTAAAGCCAGGTTACTCAGAAGGATTTGTGTCAACTCTTAGTGGATTACCAGCCAACCCAAGTTCTTTGGCTGTCAAGAAGGGGAACCAATCCTTTACATCGAATGCAGTAGTAGGAATGGCCAAATTTGTGGGACAACAATTTGATTCTGGGGAAACTGAATCCCCTTCTGGGCAGTCACCTTTGCGGCAACAGTCTCCATCACTTCCAGGAGCAGTACACCATACTCATTCAATGCAAAATTTTGCTGACCAAGAATTGCCCCAGAATCTCAAAACCTCTCGATTTTTGGGAGGTCCGATAAGTCAGCATATTAGAGATCGCTCACCTACCGGTCATCCAATTGTTCAGGTTGGTAACTTGCGAAGATCACAGGAAAGGGACATGCACGGCCCATTATCTTCCATGACTTCTTTTCGACCAAAGCTTCAGCAAAAGCAGCTGAACCCATCTCAGACTGAAGTTACTGCTAAAACTAAGCTGCCCCAGTCTAAAGTTTCTTTAACCAGAGAAACTTCAGAACAGTTGAGCACAAATAATTTGTCAGCTGTACCTGTCAAGAGTGGAATCATCCCCAAGAAATCAATTTCCAGTAATCTGGATTCAAGGGAGGATCCATCTCAGACTGGGGTTCAACCTACTCAGTCTGGTAGGCCTACCACATTAATTTCTTCAGGGTCTGCTGTGGCATCACCATCTTCATTAGATCCTCTGCATAATGATTCATCTACTCTGCCAAAAAAACCTCAAGGAAAGGCTGGACAACCACCACAAAGGCTTTCTACTCAACCACCTGCTTCCTCTAGTGTTAGCAGTTCCTCAGCTCCAACCTTAAATGCtgccaaaaataataaattaaatccaATTGCAAACCTTTTAAGCTCATTGGTTGCAAAGGGTTTGATATCTGCAGAAACAGAATCACCAACTACGGTACCAAGTGAAGCGCCGAAGGGATCCAAAGATCAAACTGAAATAATTACCACCAGTTGTTCTTTACCAGTTACATCAATTTCTGGTTCTGCAGCTATCCCAGTATCATCTTCCGGAGATAAGGTAGATGCTGCTACAAAAATCTCTCATGCCTCACCTCAATCAACTAGCACGGAAATCAGAAATCTCATCGGCTTTGATTTTAGACCTAATGTAATTCGAGAATTCCACCCATCAGTAATTAGGGAATTATGGGATGATTTCCCTCATAATTGCAAAGTTTGTGGTATTAAGCTTAAACAAGAACTGTTTAATAGACACTTGGAGTGGCATGCCGCAAGAGAACATGGTCCAATTAAGGCATCAAGAAGTTGGTATGCTAAGTCAATTGATTGGATTGCTGGCAGGACAGAATATTCATCTGAGTCCGAGTTTACTGACTCTGTTGATttacaagacaaaaaaatagacaGCAGTCAATTGGATACGATGGTTCTAGCAGATGAAAACCAGTGTCTGTGTGTATTGTGTGGCGAGCTATTTGAAGATGTGTACTGTCATGACAGGAACGAGTGGATGTTCAAAGGGGCCGTTTACATGAACTTTTCAGATGTCAATTGTGAGATGGAAAGTAGAAATGTGGGTCCCATCATTCATGCCAAATGCTTATCAGAGAACTCAGTGATCACCAATTCGGTAAGGCCTATTATCTGA